A genomic region of Branchiostoma lanceolatum isolate klBraLanc5 chromosome 4, klBraLanc5.hap2, whole genome shotgun sequence contains the following coding sequences:
- the LOC136433880 gene encoding polycystin-2-like codes for MILIQPVKVLAAAVVLGLLIRKPTTEEDPAPTEPAGDEEYLQIVAEQSTPEVAARTPPTGEDLARDRAHRIRRKRCRHLLKEMLLYGTFLSVLMVMSYTERSSLAFHMNNSIRRALEGSPTFLKISDPASYWTWLEQGVLPAVHCPAWYNGRSCEDNLTLPEHLTRAISPLQLRQVRTRQEQDCSVSAAMAHVVAGCLDEYSAGEVDTGSYSGSWGVATNHTDHDNSTDNRTVLSPWDYAYGDINNG; via the exons AAACCTACAACAGAAGAGGACCCGGCCCCTACAGAACCTGCAGGTGATGAAGAGTACCTGCAGATTGTGGCTGAACAG TCTACTCCTGAGGTGGCTGCCAGAACTCCCCCTACTGGTGAAGACCTAGCCAGAGACAGAGCTCACCGCATCAGGAGGAAGAGGTGCCGCCATCTGCTGAAGGAGATGTTGCTCTACGGCACGTTCCTGTCCGTCCTGATGGTGATGTCCTACACCGAGAGGAGCAGCTTGGCCTTCCACATGAACAACTCCATCAGGAGAGCTCTGGAAGGCAGCCCCACGTTCCTAAAG ATCTCTGACCCCGCGTCCTACTGGACCTGGCTGGAGCAGGGCGTCCTGCCTGCTGTTCACTGCCCAGCCTGGTACAACGGGAGGTCGTGTGAGGACAACCTGACTCTACCCGAGCACCTGACCCGTGCCATCTCCCCCTTACAACTACGACAAGTCCGCACCAGACAAG AGCAAGACTGCAGCGTTTCTGCCGCCATGGCGCACGTTGTGGCCGGTTGTCTGGACGAGTACTCCGCAGGTGAGGTGGACACGGGCAGCTACAGCGGCAGCTGGGGGGTGGCAACTAACCACACCGATCACGACAACAGCACCGACAACCGGACTGTCCTGTCCCCGTGGGACTACGCGTATGGGGATATCAATAACGGTTAG